Proteins encoded in a region of the Diospyros lotus cultivar Yz01 chromosome 9, ASM1463336v1, whole genome shotgun sequence genome:
- the LOC127809529 gene encoding protein PLANT CADMIUM RESISTANCE 2-like: protein MKSSKPDDHTQKSLKYNDPSEKAPYVAPGEGIPVPSGNRLSGELTAWSSGLCGCFDDVGNCCITWWCPCITFGQIAEIVDKGATSCATAGAIYALIALVTGCGCIYSCFYRSKLRKQYMLTESPCGDCLVHCCCETCALCQEYRELKSRGFDVSAGWQANVDRQGGGVAMAPVVHGGMSR, encoded by the exons ATGAAATCATCAAAGCCAGATGATCATACTCAGAAATCCTTGAAGTACAATGATCCATCGGAGAAGGCACCGTACGTTGCTCCGGGAGAAGGCATCCCTGTCCCCTCCGGCAACCGCTTATCTGGAGAACTCACGGCGTGGTCCAGCGGCCTCTGTGGCTGCTTCGACGATGTTGGCAACT GCTGCATAACGTGGTGGTGTCCATGCATTACGTTCGGGCAGATTGCTGAGATTGTAGACAAAGGAGCAACAT CGTGTGCAACGGCAGGAGCTATTTACGCCTTGATAGCCTTGGTGACTGGTTGTGGGTGCATCTATTCTTGCTTCTACCGCTCAAAGTTGAGGAAGCAATACATGTTGACGGAGAGCCCCTGCGGTGATTGTTTGGTTCATTGTTGTTGCGAGACGTGCGCCTTGTGCCAAGAGTATCGCGAACTTAAAAGCCGTGGATTCGATGTATCCGCCG GGTGGCAAGCAAATGTGGATAGACAGGGTGGTGGGGTGGCAATGGCACCTGTGGTTCATGGTGGGATGAGCAGATGA
- the LOC127809230 gene encoding uncharacterized protein LOC127809230 — MTARPDVSPRHGLPKVGRVPQRLHRQVPARGLRKDGKLYESIYKSPVADLGEFYERAAKEIRWEEAFGSKKPAGHREEVGSSNRDKKRNDGGNSKDNRGERSDNQVAKRARREEQEDRPPRQGHFNNYTALSDSQERIFAMERRREDFGRPNPIKTPNKFRNREKFCAYHNEVGHDTSECYALKDAIEELIRRGRLQDYVVRPANQPPQQANQQRPPPENERAPAVRTIYTIHGGPHIAGTSNRSHERYVREANHVLVAGSGGQTGSSK; from the exons ATGACAGCTCGCCCCGACGTGTCACCTCGCCACGGTCTTCCAAAGGTCGGGCGAGTCCCTCAAAGATTACATCGCCAAGTTCCGGCGCGAG GTCTCAGGAAAGACGggaagctctacgagagcatctataAATCCCCCGTTGCGGATCTAGGAGAGTTCTATGAACGAGCTGCAAAGGAGATCCGGTGGGAAGAAGCGTTCGGTTCGAAGAAGCCCGCCGGACATAGAGAGGAAGTCGGAAGCTCTAACCGAGACAAGAAAAGGAACGACGGGGGAAATAGTAAAGACAACCGAGGGGAGCGGTCTGACAATCAGGTAGCCAAGCGAGCTCGGCGGGAAGAACAAGAGGACCGACCTCCGAGACAAGGCCATTTCAACAACTATACGGCCTTATCAGATTCTCAAGAAAGGATATTCGCCatggaaaggagaagagaggattTCGGCAGGCCAAACCCGATAAAGACTCCCAACAAGTTCAGAAATAGGGAGAAGTTTTGTGCGTATCACAACGAAGTGGGGCACGACACCTCTGAATGTTACGCTTTGAAGGATGCAATTGAAGAACTGATTCGAAGGGGCCGGCTGCAAGACTATGTGGTGCGACCTGCAAATCAGCCACCCCAGCAAGCGAATCAACAACGACCGCCTCCCGAGAATGAACGCGCACCAGCAGTTCGGACGATCTATACGATCCACGGCGGTCCTCACATCGCAGGCACATCGAACAGGTCGCACGAAAGGTACGTACGCGAGGCTAATCATGTCCTAGTGGCAGGATCTGGCGGGCAGACGGGATCATCAAAGTGA